The following proteins are co-located in the Motilibacter rhizosphaerae genome:
- a CDS encoding pyridoxal phosphate-dependent aminotransferase — protein MEFTQSAKLSDVLYDVRGPALSRARELEQAGHRILKLNIGNPAPFGFDAPEELLEDMIANLPRAQGYSDSKGLLSARRAVMQYSQQKDIAGVDVEDVYLGNGVSELIVMALQALLDNGDEVLVPAPDYPLWTAAVSLSGGRAVHYRCDESAGWQPDLDDLRAKVTPRTKALVVINPNNPTGAVYARPVLEGLVEVAREHGLLLLSDEIYDKVLYDDTVHVSTAALAPDLLCLTFNGLSKAYRVAGFRSGWMIVSGPKGHATSYIEGLDMLANMRLCANVPAQHVIQAALGGRQSIRDLVLPGGRLHEQRDLAWEMLNDIPGVSCVKPKGALYCFPRLDPEVYPLADDRAFILSLLEQKQVLVVQGTGFNWPSPDHFRIVTLPPVEQLRDAIGRIREFLEAGSWR, from the coding sequence ATGGAGTTCACCCAGTCTGCGAAGCTCAGCGACGTCCTCTACGACGTACGCGGTCCGGCCCTCAGCCGGGCCCGCGAGCTCGAGCAGGCAGGGCACCGGATCCTCAAGCTCAACATCGGCAACCCGGCGCCGTTCGGCTTCGACGCGCCCGAGGAGCTGCTCGAGGACATGATCGCGAACCTGCCGCGCGCGCAGGGCTACAGCGACAGCAAGGGCCTGCTCTCCGCCCGCCGGGCGGTCATGCAGTACTCCCAGCAGAAGGACATCGCCGGCGTCGACGTCGAGGACGTCTACCTCGGCAACGGCGTCAGCGAGCTCATCGTCATGGCGCTGCAGGCGCTGCTCGACAACGGCGACGAGGTCCTCGTCCCCGCGCCGGACTACCCGCTGTGGACCGCCGCGGTCTCGCTGTCCGGCGGCCGCGCCGTGCACTACCGCTGCGACGAGTCGGCCGGCTGGCAGCCGGACCTCGACGACCTCCGCGCGAAGGTGACGCCGCGGACGAAGGCGCTCGTCGTCATCAACCCGAACAACCCGACCGGCGCGGTCTACGCCCGCCCGGTCCTGGAGGGCCTCGTCGAGGTAGCCCGCGAGCACGGCCTGCTCCTGCTCTCCGACGAGATCTACGACAAGGTCCTCTACGACGACACCGTGCACGTGTCGACGGCGGCGCTCGCGCCCGATCTGCTCTGCCTGACGTTCAACGGGCTGTCCAAGGCGTACCGCGTCGCCGGCTTCCGCTCGGGCTGGATGATCGTGAGCGGTCCCAAGGGGCACGCCACGTCGTACATCGAGGGCCTCGACATGCTCGCCAACATGCGCCTGTGCGCCAACGTGCCGGCGCAGCACGTGATCCAGGCCGCGCTCGGCGGCCGGCAGAGCATCCGCGACCTCGTGCTGCCCGGCGGCCGGCTGCACGAGCAGCGCGACCTCGCCTGGGAGATGCTCAACGACATCCCCGGCGTCTCCTGCGTGAAGCCGAAGGGCGCGCTCTACTGCTTCCCGCGCCTCGACCCCGAGGTCTACCCGCTCGCGGACGACCGGGCGTTCATCCTGTCGCTGCTCGAGCAGAAGCAGGTGCTCGTCGTGCAGGGCACGGGCTTCAACTGGCCGTCGCCCGACCACTTCCGCATCGTCACGCTGCCGCCCGTCGAGCAGCTGCGCGACGCCATCGGGCGGATCCGCGAGTTCCTCGAAGCCGGCTCCTGGCGCTAG
- a CDS encoding HAD family hydrolase, which translates to MSVVAAVDLDRTLIYSGRALALPGPDSAAPALLVGEVYRGEPISFLTAEAGRLLVELAYASTLVPTTTRTREQYSRVRLPGPPPRYAICANGGHLLIDGVTDPVWRATVDAKLAATSAPLAEVAEYFRKACERSFVRKRRVAEELFCYAVVEREELPGAFVSELSGWAEGQGWQVSLQGRKLYVVPKELTKSAAVAEVARQTAATRVLAAGDSILDAELLAFADQGVRPAHGELHDTGWSAPNVHITGSYGVVAGEDIARWLVAEAIHWAG; encoded by the coding sequence GTGAGCGTCGTCGCTGCCGTCGACCTCGACCGCACCCTCATCTACTCCGGGCGCGCGCTGGCGCTGCCCGGCCCGGACTCGGCCGCGCCCGCCCTGCTCGTCGGCGAGGTCTACCGCGGGGAGCCGATCTCGTTCCTCACCGCGGAGGCCGGGCGCCTGCTGGTCGAGCTGGCCTACGCGTCCACGCTCGTGCCGACGACGACGCGCACCCGCGAGCAGTACAGCCGCGTGCGTCTGCCGGGGCCGCCCCCGCGCTACGCGATCTGCGCCAACGGCGGGCACCTGCTCATCGACGGGGTGACCGACCCGGTGTGGCGCGCGACCGTCGACGCGAAGCTCGCGGCGACCTCCGCGCCGCTCGCCGAGGTGGCGGAGTACTTCCGCAAGGCCTGCGAGCGCTCGTTCGTGCGCAAGCGTCGGGTGGCGGAGGAGCTCTTCTGCTACGCCGTGGTCGAGCGCGAGGAGCTGCCGGGCGCGTTCGTCAGCGAGCTGAGCGGCTGGGCCGAGGGCCAGGGCTGGCAGGTCTCGCTGCAGGGCCGCAAGCTCTACGTCGTCCCCAAGGAACTGACGAAGTCGGCCGCAGTGGCCGAGGTGGCGCGGCAGACCGCAGCGACGCGCGTGCTCGCAGCGGGCGACTCGATCCTCGACGCCGAGTTGCTCGCCTTCGCCGACCAGGGCGTGCGCCCGGCGCACGGCGAGCTGCACGACACCGGCTGGTCGGCGCCCAACGTCCACATCACCGGGTCCTACGGCGTGGTGGCGGGCGAGGACATCGCGCGCTGGCTGGTCGCCGAGGCGATCCACTGGGCGGGCTGA
- a CDS encoding phosphoribosyltransferase has product MSRIVDGLGLRLETSGSPLGLELPDLLGLALRRNPRRAHLLVSRVLGKHVPTDPRVVEGAALLLGALTRRLLVAGAHAPGPAEGALLVSALAGKPGAAEQLHGRAVALTQAPPVDALVLAYAETATALGEGVAAALGAPVLCSTRRPALGVPAAAGFEEAHSHATSHLLLPHDPRLLDVPGPLVLVDDELTSGRTVLHTIEALHAVAPRERYVVASLVDLRPEADRDALAAAVGALGATVEVVALVSGRALLPDDVLERAPLLLAGLALPEPPAARPPLPGRSLPWPDGVPESARHGLLPRQRERAAEALGPAAALVAADLPAGARRVLVLGTEELLGLPLRLAVRIAALLPGAEVRSSSTTRSPAQPVDEEGYALRAGLAFRSVEDGGVRYAYNVRPEEWDAVVLVTDTDVPGELAAQLGARLDAYHVEPQLPLPEPLRGPDFGSYAADEVGWLLTDLSGARIEAPVEEREEAIQRGGAHYAESLPVEYSPSAAYLELFEQALEESAAKVAAAVGVVAEIVLAEAGEDVVLASLARAGTPVGILLRRWAARRGLDLPHYALSIVRGRGLDETALRWLVREHGPGRVVFVDGWTGKGAIARELRAALDAVRAGGGPDVAPRLAVLADPGRCVDTFGTREDFLIPSACLNSTVSGLVSRTVLNAELLRPWQFHGAKHYADLAPHDLSARFLDAVSARFDDVAGEVEATWRQVAAGPREPDWSGWAAVEELSDRYGVGDPTLVKPGVGETTRVLLRRVPWRILVRRGAAPALAHVLLLASQRGVEVEEVEDMPYSCVGLIHPRYDRGATGADGLAAAGVQR; this is encoded by the coding sequence GTGAGCAGGATCGTCGACGGGCTCGGGCTCCGGCTCGAGACGTCCGGGTCGCCGCTCGGGCTCGAGCTGCCCGACCTGCTCGGGCTCGCCCTGCGCCGCAACCCGCGCCGCGCGCACCTGCTCGTGTCGCGGGTGCTGGGGAAGCACGTCCCGACGGACCCGCGCGTGGTCGAGGGCGCCGCGCTGCTGCTGGGCGCCCTGACCCGGCGGCTGCTGGTCGCCGGCGCGCACGCGCCGGGCCCGGCCGAGGGGGCGCTGCTGGTCAGTGCCCTCGCCGGCAAGCCAGGGGCGGCCGAGCAGCTGCACGGGCGGGCGGTCGCCCTGACGCAGGCCCCGCCGGTCGACGCCCTGGTGCTCGCGTACGCCGAGACCGCGACCGCCCTCGGCGAGGGCGTCGCCGCCGCGCTCGGGGCCCCGGTGCTCTGCTCGACCCGCCGCCCCGCGCTCGGCGTCCCCGCCGCCGCCGGGTTCGAGGAGGCGCACAGCCACGCCACCTCGCACCTGCTGCTGCCGCACGACCCGCGGCTGCTCGACGTCCCCGGCCCGCTCGTCCTCGTCGACGACGAGCTCACCAGCGGGCGCACCGTGCTGCACACCATCGAGGCGCTGCACGCGGTCGCGCCCCGCGAGCGCTACGTCGTGGCCAGCCTCGTCGACCTGCGGCCGGAGGCCGACCGGGACGCCCTCGCCGCCGCGGTCGGCGCCCTGGGTGCGACCGTCGAGGTCGTCGCGCTGGTGAGCGGGCGGGCCCTGCTCCCCGACGACGTGCTCGAGCGGGCGCCGCTGCTGCTCGCCGGGCTCGCGCTCCCCGAGCCGCCGGCTGCCCGGCCGCCGTTGCCGGGGCGCTCCCTGCCGTGGCCCGACGGCGTCCCCGAGTCCGCGCGGCACGGGCTGCTCCCGCGCCAGCGCGAGCGCGCGGCGGAGGCGCTGGGACCGGCGGCGGCGCTGGTCGCGGCCGACCTGCCCGCCGGCGCCCGCCGGGTCCTCGTGCTCGGCACCGAGGAGCTGCTCGGCCTGCCCCTCCGCCTGGCGGTCCGGATCGCCGCGCTGCTGCCCGGGGCCGAGGTCCGCTCCTCGAGCACGACCCGCTCGCCCGCCCAGCCCGTCGACGAGGAGGGCTACGCGCTGCGCGCGGGGCTCGCCTTCCGCTCGGTCGAGGACGGGGGCGTCCGCTACGCGTACAACGTCCGGCCGGAGGAGTGGGACGCCGTCGTCCTCGTGACCGACACCGACGTGCCCGGCGAGCTCGCCGCGCAGCTCGGCGCGCGCCTGGACGCCTACCACGTGGAGCCGCAGCTGCCGCTGCCCGAGCCGCTGCGCGGGCCCGACTTCGGCTCGTACGCCGCGGACGAGGTCGGCTGGCTGCTCACCGACCTCTCCGGCGCCCGCATCGAGGCGCCCGTCGAGGAGCGCGAGGAGGCGATCCAGCGCGGCGGCGCGCACTACGCGGAGTCGCTGCCGGTCGAGTACTCGCCCAGCGCGGCGTACCTCGAGCTGTTCGAGCAGGCCCTCGAGGAGTCCGCGGCGAAGGTCGCCGCCGCCGTCGGGGTCGTCGCCGAGATCGTGCTCGCGGAGGCGGGGGAGGACGTCGTGCTGGCGAGCCTCGCCCGTGCCGGCACGCCCGTCGGCATCCTGCTCCGGCGCTGGGCCGCACGCCGTGGGCTGGACCTGCCGCACTACGCGCTGTCGATCGTGCGCGGTCGCGGCCTCGACGAGACCGCGCTGCGCTGGCTCGTGCGCGAGCACGGCCCCGGACGGGTGGTCTTCGTCGACGGCTGGACCGGCAAGGGGGCGATCGCGCGCGAGCTGCGGGCCGCCCTGGACGCCGTACGCGCCGGTGGCGGCCCGGACGTCGCACCCCGCCTCGCCGTGCTCGCCGACCCTGGCCGCTGCGTCGACACGTTCGGCACGCGGGAGGACTTCCTCATCCCCTCGGCGTGCCTCAACTCCACGGTCTCCGGGCTCGTCAGCCGCACCGTGCTCAACGCGGAGCTGCTGCGGCCGTGGCAGTTCCACGGGGCGAAGCACTACGCCGACCTGGCGCCGCACGACCTCTCGGCCCGCTTCCTCGACGCGGTCAGCGCCCGCTTCGACGACGTGGCGGGCGAGGTCGAGGCGACCTGGCGCCAGGTCGCGGCGGGGCCCCGCGAGCCCGACTGGTCGGGCTGGGCCGCCGTCGAGGAACTCAGTGACCGCTACGGCGTCGGGGACCCTACCCTGGTCAAGCCGGGCGTCGGGGAGACGACCAGGGTGCTGCTGCGGCGCGTACCCTGGCGGATCCTCGTCCGGCGAGGGGCGGCGCCGGCGCTGGCCCATGTGCTGCTCCTCGCATCGCAGCGGGGCGTGGAGGTCGAGGAGGTCGAGGACATGCCGTACAGCTGTGTGGGGCTCATCCACCCGCGCTACGACCGGGGGGCGACGGGCGCCGACGGGCTCGCGGCCGCGGGGGTGCAGCGGTGA
- a CDS encoding HpcH/HpaI aldolase/citrate lyase family protein: protein MQHFEFLPADARERLFHLPPAPFDRESDPALLAVALGAALYAPATRTSLAADAVRMASLGVRSMVVCLEDAVADDDVPAAQAHAVAELAALSGSGAAAPLLFVRVRRPEQVLEIASSLGPAAGVLAGFVLPKFTEDSGGALEAVEEASALAGTRLLAMPVLESPVIAARETRVDALVGVGRLLDKHRDSVLSLRIGATDLSSAYALRRDRDLTVYDVAPVAAAIADIVGVLGRADGSGFTISGPVWEYFSARPRMFRSLLRSTPFEEQDAGELRDELVTRDVDGLLREVVLDKASGLTGKTVIHPSHVLPVHALSVVTHEEWSDASDILGTSEQGGVAASHYRNKMNESKPHTSWARRTLRRAEAFGVYAEGVSYVDLLAAAAA from the coding sequence GTGCAGCACTTCGAGTTCCTTCCGGCCGACGCCCGCGAGCGGCTGTTCCACCTGCCTCCGGCGCCCTTCGACCGGGAGAGCGACCCGGCGCTGCTCGCGGTGGCGCTCGGCGCCGCGCTCTACGCCCCCGCCACCCGCACCAGCCTCGCGGCGGACGCCGTGCGGATGGCCTCCCTCGGCGTGCGCAGCATGGTCGTGTGCCTCGAGGACGCCGTCGCCGACGACGACGTCCCCGCCGCGCAGGCGCACGCGGTGGCCGAGCTCGCCGCCCTGAGCGGCAGCGGGGCCGCGGCACCGCTGCTGTTCGTCCGCGTCCGCCGCCCCGAGCAGGTCCTCGAGATCGCCTCCTCGCTCGGCCCGGCCGCGGGCGTGCTCGCCGGCTTCGTGCTGCCGAAGTTCACCGAGGACTCCGGCGGCGCCCTCGAGGCCGTCGAGGAGGCGTCCGCGCTCGCCGGCACCCGCCTGCTCGCGATGCCGGTGCTCGAGTCGCCGGTCATCGCCGCGCGGGAGACCCGCGTCGACGCGCTCGTCGGGGTCGGGCGCCTGCTCGACAAGCACCGCGACAGCGTGCTGTCGCTGCGCATCGGCGCGACCGACCTGTCCAGCGCGTACGCCCTGCGCCGGGACCGCGACCTCACGGTCTACGACGTGGCCCCGGTCGCCGCGGCGATCGCCGACATCGTCGGCGTGCTGGGCCGCGCCGACGGCTCGGGCTTCACCATCAGCGGCCCGGTGTGGGAGTACTTCTCGGCGCGCCCGCGGATGTTCCGCTCGCTGCTGCGCTCGACGCCGTTCGAGGAGCAGGACGCCGGGGAGCTGCGCGACGAGCTCGTCACCCGCGACGTGGACGGCCTGCTGCGCGAGGTCGTGCTCGACAAGGCGAGCGGGCTCACCGGCAAGACCGTCATCCACCCGAGCCACGTGCTGCCCGTCCACGCGCTCAGCGTCGTCACGCACGAGGAGTGGAGCGACGCCTCCGACATCCTCGGGACCAGCGAGCAGGGCGGGGTGGCGGCGTCGCACTACCGCAACAAGATGAACGAGTCGAAGCCGCACACCTCCTGGGCGCGGCGCACCCTGCGCCGCGCGGAGGCCTTCGGCGTCTACGCCGAGGGCGTCTCCTACGTCGACCTGCTGGCCGCGGCGGCCGCGTGA
- a CDS encoding VWA domain-containing protein produces the protein MPSIAKGANAPLPSSSVRAVLGWSPRPGTPDVDASALLLQASGKVRSDDDLVFYNQPSHPSGAVRHVGKQQGPSASDSLEVDTARLEPGVERVVIAASADGGTFGQVPGLHLRVLDAGSGAELVRFDITDASSETAFVFGEVYLRGGQWKFRAVGQGYASGLAGLATDFGITVDDAPAPAAAAAPPAAPAAPAVSLKKQKLVDLEKKLEQKGDRKLLDLTKKAAVSLEKKGLGEHTARVAIALDISGSMYKLYETGKIQALADRVLALGMRFDDDASIDCFVFGEGGYPAGSMTPDNYSAYVGEILRSHRLEAGTYYGKAMAAIRKHYFGSDAPRTSPLSDAPVYVMFITDGATFDEDVTRAQVQSSSYEPLFWQFMAIGRSGGAGGGLGLHGRSEFAFLEALDDMPGRFLDNADFFAVEDPASLSDDRLFELMMTEYPGWLQQARQKGLVRG, from the coding sequence ATGCCGAGCATCGCCAAGGGCGCCAACGCCCCGCTCCCCAGCAGCTCCGTACGCGCCGTGCTCGGCTGGTCGCCCCGCCCGGGCACCCCCGACGTCGACGCCTCGGCCCTGCTCCTCCAGGCCAGCGGCAAGGTGCGCAGCGACGACGACCTGGTGTTCTACAACCAGCCGTCGCACCCCTCCGGCGCCGTCCGGCACGTCGGCAAGCAGCAGGGGCCCAGCGCCAGCGACAGCCTCGAGGTCGACACCGCGCGCCTGGAGCCGGGCGTGGAGCGCGTCGTCATCGCGGCCTCGGCGGACGGCGGGACGTTCGGCCAGGTGCCCGGCCTGCACCTGCGGGTGCTCGACGCGGGCTCCGGCGCCGAGCTCGTCCGCTTCGACATCACCGACGCCAGCAGCGAGACGGCGTTCGTCTTCGGCGAGGTCTACCTGCGCGGCGGGCAGTGGAAGTTCCGCGCCGTGGGCCAGGGCTACGCCTCGGGCCTGGCGGGCCTCGCCACCGACTTCGGCATCACCGTCGACGACGCACCCGCTCCCGCGGCTGCCGCTGCTCCCCCGGCGGCTCCCGCCGCCCCCGCGGTCTCGCTGAAGAAGCAGAAGCTCGTCGACCTCGAGAAGAAGCTCGAGCAGAAGGGCGACCGCAAGCTGCTCGACCTGACGAAGAAGGCCGCGGTCAGCCTGGAGAAGAAGGGGCTCGGCGAGCACACCGCGCGGGTCGCCATCGCGCTCGACATCTCGGGCTCGATGTACAAGCTCTACGAGACCGGCAAGATCCAGGCGCTGGCCGACCGCGTCCTCGCGCTCGGCATGCGCTTCGACGACGACGCGAGCATCGACTGCTTCGTCTTCGGCGAGGGCGGCTACCCGGCGGGCAGCATGACGCCCGACAACTACAGCGCCTACGTCGGCGAGATCCTGCGCTCGCACCGGCTGGAGGCCGGGACCTACTACGGCAAGGCGATGGCGGCGATCCGCAAGCACTACTTCGGCTCCGACGCGCCGCGCACGAGCCCGCTGAGCGATGCGCCCGTCTACGTCATGTTCATCACCGACGGGGCGACCTTCGACGAGGACGTCACCCGCGCCCAGGTCCAGTCGAGCTCCTACGAGCCGCTGTTCTGGCAGTTCATGGCGATCGGGCGCAGCGGTGGCGCGGGTGGCGGTCTCGGGCTGCACGGCCGCAGCGAGTTCGCGTTCCTCGAGGCGCTCGACGACATGCCGGGCAGGTTCCTCGACAACGCCGACTTCTTCGCG